GCAAAGGAAAAGGTAAAGGATCTTGCAAAGATTTTAAAAGAATATACAGGACATATGAATTTATTTGTAGTTCCTTTTACAGATATTCAGATGCAAATTATAGATAAATGTAGAGAAGATGAACTTACTATTATAATGAGAAGATTTATGATGAGGGTTGCCTGCAAACTTGCAGAAAAGTTTGATATACATTCTGTAACTACAGGTGAGAGTGTAGGTCAGGTAGCAAGCCAAACTATGGAAGGACTAGTGGTTAGTAATGACACTGCCGATAGACCTGTATTTAGACCATTGATTGCTACGGATAAGACAGATATTATGGATATAGCAAGAGAAATAGGAACATATGAAACATCTATACTTCCATATGAGGATTGTTGTACAATATTTGTTCCTAAGCATCCAAAAACAAAACCTGTGTTAAAACATATAATAGAAGAAGAGAAAGCTTTAGACATAGATAAATTAGTAGATGAAGCTATTGAAAATATGGAAGTTTACAGAGAATAATTTGGGGGAGCGATTAGTCAATGAAAGTTTCAACAAAAGGAATATATGGATTAAAGGCTATGATAGACTTAGCGTACTATTCTAGCAAGGATGATATAGTTACGCTAAAGAGTATATCAGAAAGAGAAAACATATCAGAAAGATATTTAGAACAAATATTTTCCCTTCTTAGAAAAAAGGGATTGATAAAAGGGAGAAAAGGTTCACAAGGAGGATATACTCTAGTCTATAATCCATCTGAGATAACCGTAGGACAAATATTAAGATCTCTAGAAGGAGAGCTTTTATTAGTAAATACAGAAGATTACAGTAATGATGAGCTTGAAAAATGTATAAACAATGCTGTATGGAATAAGTTAAATGTATCAGTAAATGAAATCGTAGATAATATTACCCTTGAGAATATGTTAGAAGAGTATCGAAAAGCAACAGACCAACCAATAATGTATTATATATAAGTTTAAAAATCTACTTAAATTATTCTTGAAAGTTTTTTATCACAAG
The nucleotide sequence above comes from Hathewaya histolytica. Encoded proteins:
- a CDS encoding RrF2 family transcriptional regulator codes for the protein MKVSTKGIYGLKAMIDLAYYSSKDDIVTLKSISERENISERYLEQIFSLLRKKGLIKGRKGSQGGYTLVYNPSEITVGQILRSLEGELLLVNTEDYSNDELEKCINNAVWNKLNVSVNEIVDNITLENMLEEYRKATDQPIMYYI